A DNA window from Enterobacter cloacae subsp. cloacae ATCC 13047 contains the following coding sequences:
- the panS gene encoding ketopantoate/pantoate/pantothenate transporter PanS: MLSAITRLFPLWALLLSILAYYTPTTFTGIGPWVTTLLMLIMFGMGVHLKIDDFKRVLSRPAPVAAGIFLHYLVMPLAAWLLAMAFKMPPDLSAGMVLVGSVASGTASNVMIYLAKGDVALSVTISSVSTLVGVIATPLLTRLYVDAHIQVDVMGMLLSILQIVVIPIALGLVIHHLFPRVVKAVEPYLPAFSMVCILAIISAVVAGSASHIASVGFVVIIAIVLHNTIGLLGGYWGGKLFGFDESTCRTLAIEVGMQNSGLAAALGKIYFSPLAALPGALFSVWHNLSGSLLAGYWSGKPIEEKPQKTDEYRL, encoded by the coding sequence ATGTTATCCGCCATCACCCGGCTGTTCCCGTTATGGGCGCTGCTGCTCTCCATACTCGCGTATTACACCCCCACTACGTTCACGGGCATTGGTCCGTGGGTGACTACGTTGCTGATGCTGATTATGTTCGGCATGGGTGTGCATCTAAAAATCGACGACTTTAAACGCGTGCTCTCACGCCCGGCTCCGGTTGCTGCAGGGATTTTCCTGCACTACCTGGTGATGCCCCTTGCGGCCTGGCTGCTGGCAATGGCCTTTAAGATGCCACCCGACCTCTCCGCCGGGATGGTGCTGGTGGGCAGCGTGGCCAGCGGAACCGCCTCCAATGTCATGATCTATCTGGCAAAAGGCGATGTGGCGCTCTCCGTAACCATCTCTTCGGTATCCACGCTGGTGGGCGTGATTGCCACGCCGCTGCTAACACGCCTGTACGTTGACGCCCATATTCAGGTGGACGTGATGGGAATGCTGCTGAGCATTTTGCAAATCGTGGTGATCCCGATCGCGTTGGGCCTTGTCATTCACCACCTGTTCCCGCGCGTGGTAAAAGCCGTTGAGCCCTATCTGCCTGCGTTTTCGATGGTCTGTATTCTGGCCATTATCAGCGCCGTGGTAGCCGGTTCTGCGTCGCACATTGCATCCGTGGGCTTTGTCGTGATTATCGCGATAGTGTTGCATAACACCATTGGCCTGCTGGGCGGATACTGGGGCGGGAAACTGTTTGGCTTCGATGAATCCACCTGCCGGACGCTGGCAATTGAAGTAGGGATGCAGAACTCCGGTCTGGCAGCGGCACTCGGGAAAATTTACTTCTCGCCGCTGGCGGCTCTGCCTGGTGCGCTCTTCTCGGTCTGGCATAACCTGTCCGGTTCGCTGCTGGCGGGATACTGGTCCGGCAAACCGATAGAAGAAAAACCACAGAAAACAGATGAATATCGTCTTTAA